One genomic segment of Natrononativus amylolyticus includes these proteins:
- the dinB gene encoding DNA polymerase IV, which produces MQDGPRLPGVDDREGEDRIVLHVDADCFYASCERLREPELEGEPVVVGMGYEPGETAGAVATASYEARTFGVESAQAISAALERLPRRVDAETDPEIALEESGHYRPVDMEYYQSVAAEVREILHDCADVVREVSIDEAYLDVTERTAWAVADGFARHVKNRIQREVGVTVSVGVAPTMSAAKIASDFEKPDGLTVVEPGSVREFLAPLSVELLHGVGPVTARELRAMGLETAADVAAADPRTLEGRFGERGRELYDRARGDDDRRVEPKGLPKSFSRESAFAEAVEEPEPKYDRIETLAAAVAERATREGALYRTVGVKAVTPPFDVNTRERSLPGPVDDPDLVARIARELFAEFEDVPVRKLGVRVANLEFVAAEQASLEGWESAGGVGESSSGSSKTGEEPSASERANQSCGQSSLGDFS; this is translated from the coding sequence ATGCAGGACGGACCACGGCTTCCGGGCGTCGACGACCGCGAGGGCGAAGACCGCATCGTCCTCCACGTCGACGCCGACTGCTTCTACGCCTCCTGCGAGCGGCTGCGCGAGCCCGAACTCGAGGGCGAACCCGTCGTCGTCGGGATGGGGTACGAACCCGGCGAAACCGCCGGCGCGGTCGCCACGGCGAGCTACGAGGCCCGAACGTTCGGCGTCGAGAGCGCCCAGGCGATCTCCGCGGCGCTCGAGCGCCTGCCCCGGCGGGTCGACGCCGAAACCGACCCCGAGATCGCACTCGAGGAGAGCGGCCACTACCGCCCCGTCGACATGGAGTACTACCAGTCGGTCGCCGCGGAGGTCCGGGAGATCCTCCACGACTGCGCCGACGTCGTCCGCGAGGTGAGCATCGACGAGGCCTACCTCGACGTCACCGAGCGCACGGCCTGGGCGGTCGCCGACGGCTTCGCCCGCCACGTCAAAAACCGCATCCAGCGGGAGGTCGGCGTCACCGTCAGCGTCGGCGTCGCGCCGACGATGAGCGCCGCGAAGATCGCGAGCGACTTCGAGAAGCCCGACGGCCTCACCGTCGTCGAACCGGGCTCCGTCCGGGAGTTTTTAGCTCCGCTTTCTGTCGAGTTGCTCCACGGCGTCGGCCCCGTCACCGCTCGAGAGCTCCGGGCGATGGGCCTCGAGACCGCCGCCGACGTCGCGGCGGCCGACCCGCGCACTCTGGAGGGGCGCTTCGGCGAGCGGGGACGAGAACTGTACGACCGCGCCCGCGGCGACGACGACCGCCGAGTCGAGCCGAAGGGGCTGCCCAAGAGCTTCTCGCGGGAGTCGGCGTTCGCCGAGGCAGTCGAGGAGCCGGAACCGAAGTACGACCGGATCGAGACGCTGGCGGCCGCCGTCGCCGAGCGGGCCACCCGCGAGGGCGCCCTGTACCGGACCGTCGGCGTGAAGGCGGTGACGCCGCCGTTCGACGTCAACACCCGCGAGCGCTCGCTGCCGGGGCCCGTCGACGATCCCGACCTCGTCGCCCGGATCGCCCGGGAGCTGTTCGCCGAGTTCGAGGACGTCCCGGTCAGAAAACTCGGGGTCCGGGTGGCGAACCTCGAGTTCGTCGCCGCCGAGCAGGCGAGCCTCGAGGGCTGGGAGTCGGCGGGCGGTGTGGGGGAGTCCTCGAGCGGGTCGTCGAAGACGGGCGAGGAGCCGTCAGCGTCGGAGAGAGCCAATCAGTCGTGTGGGCAGTCCTCGCTGGGCGATTTTTCGTAG
- the paaK gene encoding phenylacetate--CoA ligase PaaK gives MTYTDTEAADRGSLRSLQGDRLRETVERAYENVDFYREAMDEAGVSPADVESVDDVSTLPFTTKEDFRDQYPNGLFAVPDDEVRRIHASSGTTGKPKIVAYTENDLGVWSEVMARSLYAAGVEPGQTFQNAYGYGLFTGGLGFHDGVEELGATVIPTGGGNTARQIEMLEDLESDAMGCTPSYCLYLAERAEAAGVDVRDLPLSTVVIGAEPFTDPMREEIEAALDVTAIDIYGLSELIGPGVSVECAEAQDGLHVWEDHFLPEIVDPETGEPLEAGERGELVLTSLTKEALPVLRYRTGDVTSLRYEECDCGRTMVRMDNIRGRVDDLLIVRGVNVYASSIEEVMVDIEEVAPHYRIDLYREGSLDTMEITVEHHEEFDGDVEELRDRIERRLNDVLDVTVDELEVLPFGEIERTEVGKVTRVFDHR, from the coding sequence ATGACGTACACTGACACAGAGGCCGCGGATCGGGGGTCGCTTCGATCGCTCCAGGGGGACCGACTCCGCGAGACCGTCGAGCGGGCCTACGAGAACGTCGACTTCTACCGCGAGGCGATGGACGAGGCGGGGGTGTCGCCGGCGGACGTCGAGAGCGTCGACGACGTCTCGACGCTCCCGTTCACCACCAAGGAGGACTTCCGCGACCAGTACCCGAACGGGCTGTTCGCCGTTCCCGACGACGAGGTGAGACGGATTCACGCCTCCTCCGGAACGACGGGGAAGCCCAAAATCGTCGCCTACACCGAGAACGACCTCGGCGTCTGGTCGGAGGTGATGGCCCGCTCGCTGTACGCCGCTGGCGTCGAGCCCGGCCAGACGTTCCAGAACGCCTACGGCTACGGGCTGTTCACCGGAGGTCTCGGCTTCCACGACGGCGTCGAGGAACTCGGCGCGACCGTGATCCCGACCGGCGGCGGCAACACCGCCCGCCAGATCGAGATGCTCGAGGACCTGGAGAGCGACGCGATGGGCTGTACCCCCTCGTACTGCCTCTACCTCGCGGAACGCGCCGAAGCGGCGGGCGTCGACGTCCGCGACCTCCCGCTCTCGACGGTCGTGATCGGCGCCGAGCCGTTCACCGACCCGATGCGCGAGGAGATCGAGGCGGCGCTCGACGTCACCGCGATCGACATCTACGGCCTCTCCGAACTGATCGGCCCCGGCGTCTCAGTCGAGTGCGCCGAGGCCCAGGACGGCCTGCACGTCTGGGAGGACCACTTCCTCCCCGAGATCGTCGACCCCGAAACCGGCGAGCCCCTCGAGGCGGGCGAGCGAGGCGAACTCGTGCTCACCTCGCTCACGAAGGAGGCCCTGCCGGTCCTCAGGTACCGCACCGGCGACGTGACGAGCCTGCGTTACGAGGAGTGTGACTGTGGCCGAACGATGGTCCGGATGGACAACATCCGCGGCCGCGTCGACGACCTGCTGATCGTCCGCGGGGTCAACGTCTACGCCAGCAGCATCGAGGAGGTGATGGTCGACATCGAGGAGGTCGCTCCCCACTACCGGATCGACCTCTACCGCGAGGGCAGCCTCGACACGATGGAGATCACCGTCGAGCACCACGAGGAGTTCGACGGCGACGTCGAGGAACTGCGCGACCGGATCGAGCGCCGGCTCAACGACGTCCTCGACGTCACCGTCGACGAACTCGAGGTGCTCCCCTTCGGCGAAATCGAGCGCACGGAGGTCGGAAAGGTAACGCGCGTGTTCGACCACCGCTGA